The Zonotrichia leucophrys gambelii isolate GWCS_2022_RI chromosome 22, RI_Zleu_2.0, whole genome shotgun sequence genome includes the window GCCACCCTGGGGATGCCAGGAGCCACCCTGGGGACGCCAGGAGCCTCCTCAGGGGTGCAGGAGTCACCCAGGGGACACAAGAAGCCTCCCCAGGGGTGCAGGAGCCTCCCCAGGGGATGCCAAgagccaccctggggacacaagGAGCCTCCTCAGGGATGCCAGGAGcctccccagcagtgcaggtgccaccctggggacGCCAGGAGCCTCCCCAGGGGATGCCAAGAGCCACAGGTCCCTCCTGATGCCACAGCAGCAAATTCCTGTCCAGCCTCCTGGCAGAGTTTCCTGGCAttctcagctctcctgctccgACAGAGCCGCTCTCCTCCTGGTCCGGCTGCGCTTGAGGCggcaggagccctgggcagggaaagggacaagggacagggacaaggtcAGGacaccctgacacagccccacGCCCCCATTGTGTCCCCCTCCCAGGTCACCTCTTTTCCTGGGTTCTTCCTCACGCTTCTCAGGCTTTGCCAGCGGGACAGGGGCCTGGCATCCTGGCGTGAGGACACCGAGGGGGACACCTGCGAGTCCGACCACAGCTCCTCCTCGTCCGACTGGCTCTCGTAGTGGAGCCCTTGGGACAGAGGGGACGTGCCACCTCCAGCATGGCCACCGTGGCCTTTGCTGTGTCCTCCCTCTCTGTGACCACCCAGCTGCTCACCCATGGGCTGCTGGaggctctcctgctcctccaggtaCAGTGGGTCCTGGAAGTGCACGGGGGCCTGCTCGGTCAGGGAGCGCAGGTCGTGCACGCTGAAGCTGCGGAGCCGCCCGGCCAGCGCGCCCTGGCTCTGCACggggacaggagaggagaggacagTCAGACCCCATCCCAGGGGGTGTCACCCTCCTCTGTCACCCTGCTGGGTACCTTGGTGGCTGcctggacagcagcagtggcCGCCAGGTTGAGGCCCCTCTTGCCGAAGCTCAGCGCGGTCTCGTAGCTGCGCTCGCGGGCACGGACCAGGAACGCGTCGATGTCCTGAGAGACAAACAGGGACgtggtggcagggcagggggtggcCTGGGCAGGGTCACCTCTGGGGCATGGCTAGGTCCCTGGGTattgtcacctccctgggcatgGTGACTTCCTAGGGCACTGTCACCTCCCAGGGCAATGCCACGTCCCTGGGCATTGTCACCCCCACATgcatccccatgtcccagggCACTGTCACCTTCCATGACCTGGGGCATTCCCTGAGCATTGTCACCTCCAAGGGCAATGCCATCACCTGGGGCATTCCCTGAGTTCCCTTTGCATTGTCACCCCCCAGTGCATGCCCATGTCCCAgggcactgtcccctcccagggtaATGCCATGTCCCTGGGTATTGTCatcccccagtgcatccccatgtccctgggcATTGTCACCTCCAGGGACATCATAACAACCTGGGGCACCATCACCATCCTGGGGCATTGCAAGTGTCACCTCCCAGGGCAATGCCATGTCCCTGGGCATCGTCATCTTCCACGGCATTGCAATGTCCCAGGGCACTGTCACCTCCCAGGGCAATGCCATGTCCTGGGGCATTCTCTGAGCATTGTCACCCTCCCAAGGGAACTGTCACTTCTCCAGTgcatccccatgtcccagggCATTGTCACCCCCTAGGGCAATGCCATGATCTGAGGCATTCCCCAAGCATTGGCACCTCCCAGGGCATCATACCATGTCCTTCACCATTGTCCACCTCCCAGGGCATTGTCACCCTCCAGAGCAATGCCATGTCCCTGGGTATTGTCAcccccacatccctgcacatCATCACCTCCCACAACTTCAGGCAATGCCACATCCCCAGGGTGTCACCACCCCAACTCGAGGAGGGGCTGACCCCCCCCCAGGCCGGGCAGGGGAACCCCCAgaccctgggattttggggttttaccttcccggattttggggttttaccTTCCTGGATTTTACcttcctggattttggggttttaccTCCCCGGACTTTGGGGTTTTACCTTCCCGGATTTTAcctccctggattttggggttttaccttcctggattttggggttttaccTCCCCGGATTTTGGTGTTTTAcctccctggattttggggttttacctccctggattttggggttttaccTCCCCGGCTTTGGGGTTTTAtctcctggattttggggttttaccTCCCCGGACTTTGGGTTTTACCTCCCCCGGTTCCCtcggattttggggttttaccTCCCCGGACTTTGGGGTTTTACCTCCCTGGATTTTAcctccctggattttggggttttacctccctggattttggggttttaccttctccctgcGGGCCAGCGTGGGGTGCACGAAGCGGCGGTAGAGCAGGCTGGCCCCCCGCGTGTACGGGGACAGCAGCCAGATGATAAAAGCCATCTTCACCTCGTAGTAGAAGGGGAGCCTGGGCGAGAAGGCAGGAGATGGGGGGTCCAAAGGCACCTCATGGTCCCCCCACACAtctggggggggtttggggacaggcagagtCCCTCCCCAGGCTCACCAGGAGATGAGGACGTCGGTGAAGGTCTCTGCGGTCATGAAGAAAGCGAAGACGATCCAGTACATCATCCATCGGACCTGGGGAGCCACGGGGAGCAAATCAGGGAGGCTGGGGGCTGGAAAAAGGGGGCTGGAGCCCAGAAAGGGGGACTGGAGattgggaaaaggggggaaggggggctgAACCCCAGAAAGGGGGACTGGAGACTGGGAAAAGAAGACTAGagctcagggaaaaggggggactGGAGCCTAGAAATATGGGGGCACCGGAGCCTGGAAAGGGGGGACTTGGGTCTGGGGAAAGAGGGGGACTGGAGCCCCAGAAAAGGAGGCGGGACTGGAGCCCCGGGAAAAGCGTGGCTGAACTCTGGAAATGGGACACTGGagtttggggaaaaggggggactTGGAGCCCAGGAAACAGTGGAAGACTGGagcctgggaaaagggggggttgAACCCCAGAAAGGGGGACTGGAGCCCCAGGAAGAGGGGGGGGACTGGAGCACCAAGAAAAAGGGGAGTGACAAGAGCTCCATGGAAAAGGCAGGGGGATTGGGGCCCTGGAACTCTGGGAAAAGAGAGGACTGGAgccccaaggaaaggggggacTGGAACCCCAAGGAAAATGGGGGGGAGGACGGGAGCCCCAAGGAAAAGGGCTCCCCAAGCACTTGACTCACATATTCCCGGATGTTTTTCGTCTTCACCGCCTTGTAGGAGGCGTAGGCCGGGTAGAGCATCCCGAAGAGCAGCCTGTAGCGCAGGGGGGGAGTGAGGCAGCTCGGCCAGCCCGCgtagagcagcagcagcccggcCCAGCAGAGCCGCCGGGCCCAGCGCCGCAGCCCggcctggagcccctccagcaCCGAGCCGAGGCCGGGACAGCGGCCCAGGAGGCTCCCGCGAGGCTCGGCCATGTTCCTCCCACAGCCCCGGGACCGGCCCGACCTGTCCGGGCGGGGCAAGGCCCCGGCTGCTCCCTGCGGGCTCTGTCCCCGGTGCCAGGCTcggtgctggggctgagggaggcgCCAGCACCGCAAAAACCCacctggtgtccctgctctgggcagggaccccGCCAGGGAATGGGGGCACCCTCTGGGCAGGGACCCTACCAGGAAATGGGGGCACTTTCAGAGCAGAGACCCCCCCCGATTGGGGCAGGGCCTCCTCAGGGGACCCCCACCCTTGGGTGATG containing:
- the REEP4 gene encoding receptor expression-enhancing protein 4, with the protein product MVSWILSRVVELLFGMLYPAYASYKAVKTKNIREYVRWMMYWIVFAFFMTAETFTDVLISWLPFYYEVKMAFIIWLLSPYTRGASLLYRRFVHPTLARREKDIDAFLVRARERSYETALSFGKRGLNLAATAAVQAATKSQGALAGRLRSFSVHDLRSLTEQAPVHFQDPLYLEEQESLQQPMGEQLGGHREGGHSKGHGGHAGGGTSPLSQGLHYESQSDEEELWSDSQVSPSVSSRQDARPLSRWQSLRSVRKNPGKEGSCRLKRSRTRRRAALSEQES